From a single Gimesia fumaroli genomic region:
- the phnX gene encoding phosphonoacetaldehyde hydrolase, producing MKVIMSANKIRLVIFDWAGTTIDHGCFAPISAFIKAFQACGVELTPAQARGPMGLHKKDHIRSLFQLDQIAAQWEATHERPWSEEDVEQIYQTFMPLQVKEAQDYTDLVPGLCDTISRLRERGIKIGSTTGYPRIVAEPVLAAAKAQGYDPDYSMCADEVPAGRPAPWMIYRNMEALNVFPPTSVVKVGDTVPDIEAGLNAGTWTVGLTQTGSEVGLTVAEFEALDNDQKASVLQTAETKLKNAGAHFVIPTLKTLPEIIEQIEAGAH from the coding sequence ATGAAAGTCATTATGTCAGCCAACAAAATCAGACTCGTTATTTTTGACTGGGCGGGAACCACCATCGACCATGGTTGTTTTGCCCCGATCTCTGCCTTCATCAAAGCCTTCCAGGCCTGTGGTGTAGAACTGACGCCCGCCCAGGCACGGGGACCGATGGGTCTGCATAAAAAGGATCACATCCGCAGTCTGTTTCAACTGGATCAGATCGCCGCCCAGTGGGAAGCGACTCACGAGCGTCCCTGGTCGGAAGAAGATGTCGAACAGATTTATCAAACGTTCATGCCACTGCAGGTCAAGGAAGCACAAGACTATACCGATCTGGTGCCCGGCTTGTGTGACACGATTTCAAGACTGCGAGAACGCGGCATCAAAATCGGTTCCACCACCGGTTACCCGCGGATCGTCGCCGAGCCGGTTCTGGCAGCAGCCAAGGCACAAGGCTACGATCCCGACTATTCCATGTGTGCCGACGAAGTTCCCGCAGGACGCCCCGCGCCGTGGATGATTTATCGGAACATGGAAGCACTGAATGTCTTTCCTCCGACATCGGTGGTGAAAGTCGGCGATACGGTCCCCGATATCGAAGCCGGATTGAATGCGGGCACATGGACAGTCGGACTGACGCAAACGGGCAGTGAAGTCGGACTGACGGTCGCCGAATTCGAAGCACTGGATAACGATCAAAAAGCGAGCGTGCTGCAAACCGCAGAAACCAAACTCAAAAACGCGGGCGCTCACTTTGTAATTCCCACGCTGAAAACACTTCCTGAAATCATCGAACAAATTGAAGCAGGTGCGCATTAA
- a CDS encoding phosphonate degradation HD-domain oxygenase produces MKPDQIVEEIRTRFCEKGSDMYAGEAVSQTEHALQAAFAAEQAGETPELIVAAFLHDIGHLLHKHDEDCATQGIDDLHETIGAQWLVRYFPPAVTEPIRLHVDAKRYRCATDADYASRLSPPSVLSLQLQGGPFDAEEQAAFEQNPWSQDALRLRTYDEAAKIPGYETPELEYFLTYVQRVLKQPTLETN; encoded by the coding sequence ATGAAACCTGATCAAATCGTGGAGGAAATCCGCACACGCTTCTGTGAAAAAGGGAGCGACATGTACGCTGGCGAAGCGGTCTCACAAACCGAACACGCGCTGCAAGCCGCATTCGCCGCCGAGCAGGCGGGCGAAACCCCGGAACTGATCGTGGCTGCGTTCCTGCATGACATCGGGCATCTCCTGCACAAACACGATGAAGACTGTGCGACACAAGGCATCGACGATCTGCATGAAACCATCGGCGCGCAGTGGCTCGTGCGCTATTTTCCTCCCGCGGTCACCGAACCGATTCGTCTGCACGTCGACGCCAAACGCTATCGCTGTGCCACCGATGCAGATTATGCGTCTCGTCTGTCGCCTCCTTCCGTTTTAAGCCTCCAGCTGCAGGGAGGCCCGTTTGATGCAGAAGAACAAGCGGCATTCGAACAAAATCCGTGGTCTCAAGATGCCCTGCGCCTGCGTACCTATGATGAAGCAGCCAAAATCCCCGGCTATGAAACGCCGGAACTCGAATATTTTTTAACCTATGTCCAGCGCGTCCTGAAACAACCGACCCTGGAAACCAACTGA
- a CDS encoding MFS transporter, translating to MSNKRNRNWQLLTLTSLFLGYVGYYICRSNLAVATPLILKEYGGVGITKIQIGTVASVGVMLYAIGKLFNGYLADFLGGRLMFLVGMICSIIFSVLFGLASGLTVFIIVWACNRYFQSMGWVALVKTASRWYPVKWHATVMAILSLSFLFGDAFARVYLGSLILLGEKYASFEFLANWRTVFFVAAGTLTAIAVFVYFTLKSSPNDVGLEEPEANPINVFGAEGNHAERISIKDVLKPLFASPLFWLICIMNFSLTLVRETFNFWTPTFLNEIVKFDIGEAAIGSMLFPLVGGCSTLLAGVTSDRLRGRHGRVVLPSLILLVLSLGLLATIDVAGKPVLALTLLSLVAFFLMAPYSFLSGVMAIDLGGKRGCSTVAGLVDSAGYLGAILSGHTVGMIAQYYGWKMAFGGLAGICCTAIIAGIVYWLIQERDMNLAEALSSEPEAEASDET from the coding sequence ATGTCAAACAAACGCAATCGCAACTGGCAGCTGCTGACCCTGACAAGTCTGTTCCTGGGTTATGTCGGTTATTATATCTGCCGCTCGAATCTGGCAGTCGCAACGCCACTCATATTGAAAGAGTATGGCGGCGTGGGAATTACCAAAATCCAGATCGGCACTGTGGCTTCCGTCGGCGTGATGCTGTATGCGATTGGCAAACTCTTTAACGGATATCTGGCCGACTTCCTCGGCGGCCGTTTGATGTTTCTCGTGGGCATGATTTGCTCGATCATCTTTTCCGTTCTGTTCGGCCTCGCCTCAGGTCTGACCGTATTTATCATTGTCTGGGCCTGTAACCGCTATTTTCAGTCCATGGGCTGGGTCGCCCTGGTGAAGACGGCGTCACGCTGGTATCCCGTGAAATGGCATGCCACCGTGATGGCCATTCTCTCGCTCTCCTTTCTGTTCGGAGATGCCTTCGCCCGCGTCTACCTGGGCAGCCTGATTCTGTTGGGAGAGAAATATGCGTCGTTCGAGTTTCTGGCAAACTGGCGCACTGTGTTTTTTGTCGCCGCCGGCACACTGACCGCAATTGCTGTCTTTGTGTATTTCACTTTGAAGTCGAGTCCCAATGATGTCGGGCTGGAAGAACCCGAGGCCAACCCGATCAATGTGTTTGGCGCGGAAGGCAATCATGCCGAACGGATTTCGATTAAAGACGTGTTGAAGCCTTTATTTGCCAGTCCGTTATTCTGGCTGATCTGCATCATGAACTTCAGTCTGACGCTTGTACGGGAAACGTTTAATTTCTGGACCCCCACCTTTCTGAATGAAATCGTTAAGTTTGATATTGGTGAAGCGGCCATCGGCAGTATGCTGTTTCCCCTGGTCGGTGGCTGTTCCACATTGCTGGCAGGAGTGACGTCCGACCGTTTGCGGGGCCGTCACGGTCGCGTTGTGCTTCCCAGTTTGATTCTGCTGGTGTTATCACTGGGCTTACTGGCGACAATTGATGTCGCCGGCAAACCGGTGTTGGCACTCACCTTACTCTCACTGGTCGCCTTCTTTCTGATGGCCCCGTATTCGTTTCTGTCGGGTGTCATGGCCATTGACCTCGGAGGCAAACGCGGCTGCTCCACAGTGGCCGGACTCGTTGATTCCGCCGGTTATCTGGGCGCGATTTTATCCGGCCACACTGTCGGAATGATCGCCCAGTACTATGGCTGGAAGATGGCCTTTGGTGGTCTGGCCGGCATTTGTTGTACGGCGATTATCGCCGGAATCGTATATTGGCTGATTCAGGAACGGGATATGAATCTGGCAGAAGCGCTCTCATCGGAACCCGAAGCGGAGGCCTCTGATGAAACCTGA
- a CDS encoding TIGR03364 family FAD-dependent oxidoreductase → MSSPASPTKYDVIVIGGGVLGAFHAFFAMRRGFKTLLIERNLFPKQASIRNFGLIIPSAMPAGIWRDRALASCEIYSKLSELLGVPLRRVGTQYLAHSDEEATFLKRLASEQNDVLCPSEFLNAEETIRTSCCLNPEFCKGSLLFPQDLQLDPSQFFRAFVNWLTCASDCDYLPKTTAVSIEERARHSQITTADGKQFHAKQVFVCSGADLQTLYPEIYATANLQYCKLQMLKLSNPENRTLGTNIASPIALTRYPAFLNAQYSQGVSLEPPDQELLDQGIQIWITQNENNEFILGDSHEYTDEPPTEFLSAEIESLIINYARKMFVNLDFQVTDRWCGIYTEEKSAGLFQHTISDRVQLVTGIGGKGMTTGPGLAKDNIGQLSL, encoded by the coding sequence ATGTCATCACCAGCGTCCCCAACAAAATATGATGTGATTGTGATCGGCGGCGGCGTGCTGGGTGCATTTCACGCCTTCTTTGCGATGCGGCGGGGCTTCAAGACTCTGTTGATCGAGCGGAATCTGTTTCCCAAGCAGGCGTCGATTCGGAATTTCGGTCTGATCATTCCGAGTGCGATGCCCGCCGGCATCTGGCGCGACCGGGCGCTGGCCTCGTGTGAGATCTATTCCAAGTTAAGCGAATTACTGGGCGTTCCACTCCGCCGCGTGGGAACACAGTATTTGGCGCATTCGGACGAGGAAGCGACGTTTTTAAAACGACTGGCAAGCGAACAGAACGACGTGCTTTGTCCGTCGGAATTTTTGAACGCGGAAGAAACAATCCGCACGAGCTGTTGCCTGAATCCGGAATTCTGCAAAGGGAGCCTGTTGTTCCCGCAGGATCTGCAATTGGATCCAAGCCAGTTTTTCCGCGCATTCGTGAACTGGCTTACCTGTGCTTCCGACTGTGATTACCTTCCGAAAACCACGGCAGTCTCGATTGAGGAACGGGCTCGGCACAGTCAGATTACCACCGCCGATGGCAAACAGTTTCATGCGAAACAGGTTTTTGTCTGTTCGGGAGCCGACCTGCAAACGCTCTATCCGGAAATCTATGCGACCGCGAATCTGCAGTACTGCAAGCTGCAAATGCTCAAACTGTCGAATCCCGAAAACCGGACACTGGGAACGAACATCGCTTCCCCCATCGCACTGACGCGTTATCCGGCGTTTCTGAACGCCCAGTATTCACAAGGCGTTTCGCTGGAACCACCTGATCAGGAATTACTGGACCAGGGAATTCAAATCTGGATCACGCAAAATGAAAACAACGAATTTATATTAGGCGACTCGCACGAATACACGGACGAGCCGCCGACCGAGTTTCTGTCTGCGGAAATCGAATCGCTGATTATTAATTATGCGCGAAAGATGTTTGTGAATCTGGATTTTCAGGTCACAGATCGCTGGTGTGGTATTTATACTGAGGAAAAGTCAGCAGGACTGTTCCAGCACACCATCAGTGATCGCGTGCAACTTGTCACAGGCATCGGCGGTAAGGGAATGACAACAGGGCCGGGGCTGGCTAAAGATAATATAGGCCAACTCTCTCTTTAA
- a CDS encoding AraC family transcriptional regulator has protein sequence MVRFPERRKIALLVQTSSDWSRQIIQGIADYAFEQGGWDFWIEFRGLKERLRFPASWEGHGTICRLTDTRIQQSIIKRRLPAVNVSWLGQHSTKIPKVVSDQRACASLAATFFLEKGFRSFGYIGADPTSHYPETIQQEFQTAVEQAEGICFDFPYYELTKEADYQKQQQRLKQWLWELPKPVALLVWSSKVGREVATVCVNHHLEIPDQVAILSIEHDPLMSALSPVPLSCIDQAPHVVGYEAASLLDQMIQGRPAPEEPTLIPPLKIQERASTDTLFADDDLVREAIQFIRQHAHEAIQVSDLTQQLNVSRRILEHRFQKALHRSPASEIRQEKLKRITKLLQETNLPVSQIADRCGFQHQEAMIRMFGRLTGMSPREYRQSSHSLKEPTGE, from the coding sequence ATGGTGAGATTTCCCGAACGGCGTAAAATAGCTTTGTTAGTCCAGACTTCCAGCGATTGGAGTCGACAGATTATTCAGGGAATTGCCGATTACGCATTCGAGCAGGGGGGCTGGGATTTCTGGATTGAGTTCCGGGGGCTAAAAGAGCGGCTCCGCTTTCCCGCCTCTTGGGAAGGGCATGGCACCATTTGCCGGTTGACGGATACTCGGATTCAGCAGTCGATTATCAAACGCCGCTTACCGGCGGTGAATGTATCATGGCTGGGACAGCATTCGACAAAAATTCCCAAAGTCGTTTCCGATCAGCGGGCCTGCGCGAGTCTGGCGGCCACCTTTTTTCTGGAGAAAGGCTTCCGTTCGTTCGGCTATATCGGCGCGGATCCGACGTCGCATTATCCCGAGACCATCCAGCAGGAATTTCAGACTGCGGTGGAACAGGCGGAGGGAATCTGTTTCGATTTTCCCTATTATGAATTGACGAAGGAAGCCGACTATCAGAAACAGCAGCAGCGCTTGAAACAGTGGCTCTGGGAGCTTCCCAAGCCGGTGGCGCTGTTGGTCTGGTCGAGTAAAGTCGGACGCGAGGTGGCGACGGTTTGTGTGAACCATCATTTGGAAATTCCCGATCAGGTCGCCATTCTCAGTATCGAGCACGATCCTCTGATGTCGGCGCTGTCCCCGGTTCCGCTGTCGTGCATTGATCAGGCGCCGCATGTGGTCGGCTACGAAGCGGCTTCATTACTGGACCAGATGATTCAGGGAAGACCAGCACCGGAGGAACCGACGTTGATTCCTCCGCTAAAGATTCAAGAACGAGCCTCCACCGATACCCTGTTTGCCGATGATGATCTGGTGCGGGAAGCAATTCAGTTCATCCGCCAGCATGCACACGAAGCGATCCAGGTTTCGGATCTGACGCAACAATTGAATGTCTCCCGGCGGATTCTGGAACATCGCTTTCAAAAAGCCCTGCATCGGTCGCCAGCCAGTGAAATTCGCCAGGAGAAATTAAAACGCATCACGAAATTGCTACAGGAAACCAATCTGCCCGTTTCCCAGATCGCCGACCGGTGTGGCTTTCAGCATCAGGAAGCGATGATTCGCATGTTTGGCCGACTGACTGGAATGTCGCCGCGGGAATACCGGCAGTCGAGTCATTCACTGAAAGAGCCGACGGGTGAATAA
- a CDS encoding N,N-dimethylformamidase beta subunit family domain-containing protein encodes MNQFCYRVLLAICSVMLSASPAFAVDDDAGSIFIEGYTNQLSYQPGEHIAFHLSSSEPEYSVEITRLGPEKKTVFKESRKNGAAYPVPENASSHGCGWPAAFELTIPDSWQSGYYNVRLAVRDRGGKFVQRNSRTAETNLFFIVRPKLPGTQTKILIQLSTNTYNAYNNWGGSSLYSYHGRAKLQGHRVSFDRPLAGQFGNWEYPFIVWAESNDYQLDYAANSDLEFHPELLQHYKLVLSVGHDEYWSAPMRNHLENYIKQGGNVAFFSGNSVCWQVRSEDEGRALTCWKQWYNQDPLFPDGDHRLLSTLWSHHLVNRPENQLTGVGFLYGGYHKSHGQFMDGSGAYKVHRPEHWVFEKTGIKQGDEFGGKDTIVGYECDGCQFEMKDGLPVPTFKDGTPRTFQILASCPAKWAPGDSLWYERFDKDRVGAAILGMYTNGGTVFTVGSTDWAHGLRGKDPIVQQVTKNILDRLSK; translated from the coding sequence ATGAATCAATTCTGCTACCGGGTGTTGTTGGCTATTTGCTCTGTGATGCTGTCGGCATCTCCAGCCTTCGCCGTGGATGATGATGCCGGTTCGATTTTTATCGAAGGTTATACGAATCAGTTGAGCTATCAGCCGGGGGAGCATATTGCTTTTCATCTCTCCAGTTCCGAGCCGGAATATTCTGTGGAGATCACGCGGCTGGGGCCTGAAAAAAAGACGGTGTTCAAGGAATCTCGCAAGAATGGTGCCGCGTATCCGGTTCCGGAGAATGCCTCGTCCCACGGTTGTGGCTGGCCGGCCGCGTTTGAGTTGACGATCCCCGATTCCTGGCAGAGTGGTTATTACAACGTCCGCCTGGCGGTCCGTGATCGGGGCGGCAAGTTCGTTCAGCGGAATTCCCGCACGGCGGAAACAAATCTGTTTTTCATCGTGCGTCCCAAACTGCCGGGCACGCAGACTAAAATTCTGATTCAGCTCAGTACGAATACGTATAACGCATACAACAACTGGGGGGGCTCCAGCCTTTACAGTTATCACGGCCGCGCCAAATTGCAGGGGCATCGTGTTTCCTTTGATCGACCATTGGCCGGGCAATTTGGAAACTGGGAATATCCTTTCATCGTCTGGGCGGAAAGCAATGATTACCAGCTCGACTACGCCGCGAATAGCGATCTGGAATTTCATCCGGAACTGCTGCAGCATTATAAGCTGGTGTTGAGTGTCGGCCACGATGAATACTGGTCGGCACCGATGCGTAATCATCTGGAGAACTATATCAAGCAGGGGGGCAACGTTGCGTTCTTCAGTGGGAACTCGGTCTGCTGGCAGGTGCGCAGTGAAGATGAAGGACGTGCGCTGACTTGCTGGAAGCAATGGTATAACCAGGACCCGTTGTTTCCGGACGGCGATCATCGTCTGTTATCGACGCTCTGGAGCCATCACCTGGTCAATCGCCCTGAGAATCAGTTAACGGGCGTCGGCTTTCTATATGGTGGTTATCATAAAAGTCATGGCCAGTTCATGGATGGTTCGGGCGCTTATAAGGTGCATCGGCCGGAGCATTGGGTGTTTGAAAAAACGGGTATCAAACAGGGGGACGAATTCGGCGGCAAAGATACGATCGTTGGATATGAGTGTGATGGTTGCCAGTTTGAGATGAAGGATGGTCTGCCCGTACCCACGTTTAAGGATGGTACGCCACGCACGTTTCAAATTCTCGCTTCCTGCCCTGCGAAATGGGCACCGGGTGACAGTCTGTGGTATGAACGGTTTGATAAAGATCGCGTGGGCGCTGCGATTCTGGGAATGTATACCAACGGAGGTACCGTCTTCACGGTTGGCAGCACGGACTGGGCACATGGCTTGCGCGGCAAAGATCCGATTGTGCAACAGGTGACAAAGAATATCCTGGATCGCTTGTCAAAGTAA
- a CDS encoding GNAT family N-acetyltransferase, producing METSRLILRKWRESDLDPFAKLNADPEVMRYMPATLSYEQSAQMVERIKTHFDEYGFGLWAVELKQDAQFAGFIGLSVPQFTAYFTPCIEIGWRLAVPFWNQGYASEGAQAALEFGFTECCLNEVVSFTVPANKASRRVMEKIGMTYIDNFDHPTLADGDPLKRHVLYRICKTDWDSKQHN from the coding sequence GTGGAAACTTCCCGACTCATTCTCAGAAAGTGGCGTGAATCCGATCTGGATCCATTTGCAAAACTGAACGCTGACCCGGAAGTGATGCGATATATGCCGGCCACACTCTCCTACGAACAGAGTGCGCAGATGGTGGAACGTATCAAAACGCATTTTGACGAATATGGCTTCGGCCTCTGGGCGGTGGAACTCAAACAGGATGCCCAGTTCGCCGGTTTCATCGGACTGTCGGTTCCCCAGTTCACAGCGTATTTTACTCCCTGCATCGAAATCGGCTGGCGGTTGGCGGTCCCGTTCTGGAATCAGGGTTATGCCAGTGAAGGCGCACAGGCTGCTCTGGAATTTGGTTTCACAGAATGCTGTCTGAACGAAGTGGTTTCTTTCACGGTTCCCGCGAACAAGGCTTCACGCCGCGTGATGGAAAAAATCGGCATGACTTATATCGACAACTTTGACCACCCTACCCTGGCAGACGGTGATCCGCTCAAACGCCACGTGCTGTATCGAATTTGCAAAACCGACTGGGACAGCAAACAGCACAACTGA
- a CDS encoding GH3 auxin-responsive promoter family protein: protein MHALYLLRAAGGTFTRRRYRRAAHAFLAQTQDCCQVQRQTLRRILRLNADSDFSREWKLDDSCTIEDFQSRFPVSDYERFRPYIDRVKNGETSALLGPDNRLLMFTLSSGTTSDSKFIPITEPFLKDYRQGWQNWGILAYDDFPTLKYQNIVQLSSNFDKFRTPGGTPCGNISGLVAAMQNPVVKLLYTVPSEVSQIDQAHLKYYTALRLSLADRHVGMITTANPSTLLHLAQFTDQHRESLVRDIADGTLTGADELDQTIYQKLKPRLQRKQKQRARELESIIERTGHLYPRDFWPGLSLLAVWMGGSAGAYLSQLTPYYGELPIRDHGLSASEGRMTIPLESGTSTGVLDITSHFFEFVPEDEDPLTTTNVLTADQLQSGQNYFILLTTPSGLYRYHICDVVRCTGFYQSTPLLEFLHKGAHISNLTGEKITESQVVDSVRQAVQTTSLEIGQYSLIPKWDEPPHYQLLIEEPSALSATELPALLNQIDALLQRTNCEYEEKRQSGRLAPLQLCPLAKGTWQRFAQERQKKLGGSIEQYKHPCLIPELDYAAQILDRFSD from the coding sequence ATGCACGCCCTGTATCTGCTACGGGCTGCCGGAGGCACATTCACACGACGTCGCTATCGTCGTGCCGCCCATGCTTTTCTCGCTCAAACCCAAGACTGCTGCCAGGTCCAGCGACAGACGCTGCGCCGAATTCTGCGTTTGAACGCCGACAGTGATTTCAGCCGAGAGTGGAAGCTGGACGACTCCTGCACGATCGAAGACTTCCAGTCCCGCTTTCCCGTTTCTGATTACGAACGTTTCCGGCCGTATATTGACCGTGTCAAAAACGGTGAGACGTCCGCTTTACTGGGACCAGACAATCGACTGCTGATGTTTACGCTGAGCAGCGGCACAACATCGGATTCCAAGTTCATTCCGATTACCGAACCGTTTCTCAAAGACTATCGTCAGGGCTGGCAGAACTGGGGCATCCTGGCGTACGACGATTTCCCAACACTCAAATATCAGAACATCGTTCAACTCTCGAGTAATTTCGATAAGTTTCGCACGCCGGGAGGAACACCTTGCGGCAACATCAGCGGGCTCGTCGCCGCCATGCAGAACCCGGTTGTGAAATTGCTTTACACCGTCCCCAGCGAAGTCTCACAAATAGATCAGGCACACCTCAAATATTACACGGCCCTTCGCCTCTCACTGGCCGACCGACACGTGGGCATGATCACAACCGCGAATCCGAGCACGCTACTGCATCTGGCACAATTCACTGACCAGCACCGGGAATCACTGGTCCGCGATATCGCCGACGGCACACTGACGGGAGCCGACGAGCTGGATCAAACAATTTACCAGAAACTAAAACCGCGCTTACAACGCAAGCAGAAGCAGCGAGCCCGGGAACTGGAGTCAATCATCGAACGTACGGGGCACCTTTATCCGCGCGATTTCTGGCCCGGACTGTCTTTACTCGCGGTCTGGATGGGCGGCAGTGCCGGCGCGTATCTGTCCCAACTCACTCCTTATTATGGTGAGTTGCCGATCCGCGATCATGGCCTGTCTGCCAGCGAAGGCCGCATGACAATTCCGCTGGAGTCAGGCACCTCGACCGGCGTACTCGATATCACGTCGCACTTTTTTGAATTCGTGCCGGAAGACGAAGACCCGCTGACGACGACCAACGTACTCACCGCCGATCAGCTGCAGAGCGGCCAGAACTATTTTATTCTCCTCACGACCCCTTCGGGCCTGTATCGATATCATATCTGTGATGTCGTGCGTTGTACGGGCTTTTATCAATCGACGCCGCTCTTGGAATTCCTGCACAAGGGCGCGCACATTTCCAATCTGACAGGCGAGAAAATCACGGAATCCCAAGTCGTCGATTCCGTTCGGCAGGCGGTTCAAACAACATCTCTGGAAATTGGTCAGTATTCACTGATCCCCAAATGGGACGAACCGCCACACTATCAACTGTTGATTGAAGAACCCTCTGCTCTGTCTGCCACAGAACTGCCCGCGTTGTTGAACCAAATCGATGCCTTGCTGCAACGAACCAACTGTGAGTATGAAGAGAAACGCCAGTCCGGTCGCCTCGCACCGCTGCAACTCTGCCCGCTTGCCAAAGGAACCTGGCAACGCTTCGCGCAAGAACGACAGAAAAAACTGGGCGGCAGTATCGAGCAATACAAACATCCCTGCCTGATCCCTGAACTCGATTACGCGGCGCAAATTCTCGACCGCTTTTCAGACTGA
- a CDS encoding small basic protein, whose translation MSLDKSLKSKSTLVRARNVLKRAERIEKLKFEDRWVEGQGALGLPKVRVEKISIGKKKKKKKDEDED comes from the coding sequence GTGTCACTCGACAAAAGCTTGAAGAGTAAAAGTACGCTGGTCCGTGCACGCAACGTTTTGAAGCGCGCCGAGCGTATTGAAAAATTGAAATTCGAAGACCGCTGGGTCGAAGGACAGGGCGCCCTTGGTTTGCCTAAAGTCCGCGTCGAAAAAATTTCGATCGGCAAGAAGAAGAAAAAGAAGAAAGACGAAGACGAAGATTAA
- a CDS encoding sodium:solute symporter family protein, producing MDWSIVGCYLLSSIVIGLWANRYVGNLSDYLVAGRKLRLRLALATMTGTELGLVTVMYMAELGFMQQYASLYLAFLEAGSVLIIGLTGFVVYRLRDSSIMTIPEYYEKRYSQKVRVVGAIVMVVSGVLNMGLFLKAGSQFLTAISGLQDEMSLKLIMTGLLLLVLFYTVLGGMVSVVITDLIQFLILGTGMVIVTGVVFWSVGWDGLAAITTEQNGYFNPFHPENPSGKGPGIGWLQIIQMTIIIGSAAMLWPTSAARTLSCQSAAVAQKLYTLSSISFLARRALPVFWGIGTFAFFASQPQLFAEFEQAVETNSSITSLSAMPLFLAKVVPTGLLGLVTAGMIAAFMSTHDSYLLCWSGVITQDIVAPLAGPMSQRSRILVTRIAIFIIGAMLLIWGLWYEVSSDLWGYLAVTGAVYLSGAIPTVVGGLYWKRGSQAGALAAILGGLLGLSAMGPCVERINHRFSLDVNGTHLTLLTFLFSTLLYIAGSLAFPDKTTELNSQNSGTPPDVNES from the coding sequence GTGGACTGGTCGATCGTCGGTTGCTACCTGTTATCTTCGATCGTAATTGGTTTGTGGGCCAATCGTTACGTCGGAAATCTTTCTGATTATCTGGTGGCCGGGCGAAAACTGCGTTTACGGCTGGCTCTGGCCACGATGACAGGCACCGAACTCGGGCTGGTCACCGTGATGTACATGGCCGAACTCGGTTTTATGCAGCAATATGCGTCCCTGTACCTCGCTTTTCTGGAAGCGGGATCGGTATTAATCATCGGTCTGACCGGCTTTGTTGTATATCGGCTCCGCGATTCCTCGATCATGACGATTCCCGAATATTACGAAAAACGCTATTCGCAGAAGGTGCGTGTCGTCGGGGCGATCGTGATGGTGGTTTCCGGCGTGTTGAATATGGGGCTCTTTCTGAAAGCGGGCTCCCAGTTTCTGACGGCGATATCGGGTCTGCAGGATGAAATGTCCCTCAAACTGATTATGACGGGGCTGTTGTTGCTCGTGCTGTTTTACACGGTACTGGGCGGCATGGTCTCGGTAGTGATTACCGACCTGATCCAGTTTTTGATTCTGGGAACTGGCATGGTGATTGTGACCGGCGTTGTCTTCTGGAGTGTCGGCTGGGATGGACTGGCGGCGATTACGACAGAACAGAACGGCTACTTCAACCCGTTCCACCCTGAGAATCCGTCGGGGAAAGGGCCGGGCATTGGTTGGTTGCAAATCATTCAGATGACGATCATTATCGGGTCGGCGGCCATGCTCTGGCCGACCAGCGCAGCGCGAACGCTTTCCTGTCAGAGTGCCGCGGTCGCACAGAAACTCTATACATTAAGCTCGATTTCGTTCCTGGCACGCCGCGCCTTGCCGGTATTCTGGGGCATTGGCACGTTCGCGTTTTTCGCTTCCCAGCCCCAACTATTTGCTGAATTTGAACAGGCGGTCGAAACCAATAGTTCGATTACTTCGTTGTCGGCGATGCCGCTCTTCCTCGCGAAAGTGGTGCCGACCGGGTTACTGGGACTGGTTACCGCGGGCATGATCGCCGCCTTCATGTCGACGCACGACAGCTACCTGCTCTGCTGGAGCGGTGTGATTACACAGGACATCGTCGCGCCGCTGGCCGGTCCGATGAGTCAGCGTTCGCGGATTCTCGTCACGCGTATTGCGATCTTCATCATTGGAGCCATGCTATTGATCTGGGGCCTGTGGTATGAAGTCAGCAGCGACCTCTGGGGATATCTGGCGGTGACGGGTGCCGTCTATCTTTCGGGGGCGATTCCCACCGTTGTGGGTGGCTTATACTGGAAACGGGGCAGTCAGGCCGGTGCATTGGCTGCGATTCTAGGAGGCTTGCTGGGACTTTCGGCGATGGGGCCTTGTGTGGAAAGAATCAATCATCGGTTCTCGCTGGATGTGAACGGGACCCATCTCACGCTGCTGACGTTTCTGTTTTCGACCCTGCTGTATATTGCCGGTTCACTGGCATTTCCTGATAAAACCACTGAGCTGAATTCCCAGAATTCGGGTACTCCTCCTGATGTGAATGAGAGTTGA